Proteins from one Mycobacterium sp. HUMS_12744610 genomic window:
- a CDS encoding DUF4118 domain-containing protein: MMVDVDDHTPKRGELRIYLGAAPGVGKTYAMLGEAHRRLERGTDLVAGVVETHGRAKTAELLEGIEVIPPRYVDYRGGSFPELDVPAVLARHPQVVLVDELAHTNTPGSKNAKRWQDVEELLDAGITVISTVNVQHLESLNDVVAQITGIEQRETVPDSIVREASQVELIDITPEALRRRLSHGNVYTPEKVDAALSNYFRRGNLTALRELALLWLADQVDTALATYRAENKITATWEARERVVVAVTGGPESETLVRRASRIASKSSAELMVVHVVRGDGLAGLSESRMAKIRELANSLDASLHTVVGDDVPSALLDFAREMNATQLVIGTSRRTRWARLFEEGIGPRVVELSGKIDVHLVTHEESKRGFRAASLTRRERRATSWLAAFLVPSVICAVTVFALDSYLQTSGASALFFVGVVVVALLGGVAPAVFSAVLSSLLLNYFLTAPRHTFTIAEPDAAVTEVVLLLVAVAVAVLVDGAAKRTWEARRASQEAELLTLFAGSVLRGADLETLLERVRETYSQRAVSMLREPGEADRTAGNRSHVVACVGNDPCLTVDSADTAIEVGDDEFWMLLAGRKLSARDRRVLSAVARQAAGLIRQSELAEEASRAEAIVRADELRRSLLSAVSHDLRTPLAAAKVAVSSLRAEDVAFSPEDTAELLATIEESVDQLTALVGNLLDSSRLAAGVVHPELRRVYLEETVQRALVSIGKGATGFYRSAIDRVKVDVGDAVVLADAGLLERVLANLIDNALRYAPNCVVRVNAGRVGDRVLINVVDEGPGIPHGTEDQLFAAFQRMGDQDNTIGVGLGMSVARGFVEAMGGTIQAGDTPGGGLTIVVDLAAPQEAR; encoded by the coding sequence ATGATGGTTGACGTGGACGACCACACACCCAAGCGCGGGGAGCTGCGCATCTACCTCGGCGCGGCCCCGGGTGTTGGCAAGACGTACGCGATGCTCGGCGAGGCGCATCGCCGGCTGGAGCGCGGCACCGACCTGGTGGCGGGGGTGGTGGAGACCCATGGGCGCGCGAAAACCGCTGAGCTGCTTGAGGGTATCGAAGTCATCCCGCCGCGCTACGTCGACTATCGCGGCGGCAGCTTCCCCGAGCTCGACGTGCCGGCCGTGCTCGCCCGCCATCCGCAGGTCGTCCTGGTCGACGAACTCGCCCACACCAACACACCGGGCAGCAAGAACGCCAAACGCTGGCAGGACGTCGAGGAACTGCTCGACGCCGGGATCACGGTGATCTCCACCGTCAACGTCCAGCACCTGGAGAGCCTGAACGACGTCGTCGCCCAAATCACCGGTATCGAACAGCGGGAGACCGTGCCGGACTCGATCGTGCGCGAGGCCTCGCAGGTCGAACTCATCGACATCACCCCGGAAGCGTTGCGCCGCAGGCTTTCCCATGGAAACGTGTACACCCCGGAAAAGGTCGACGCGGCACTGTCCAACTACTTCCGCCGGGGAAACCTCACCGCCCTGCGGGAATTGGCGCTGCTGTGGCTGGCCGACCAGGTGGACACCGCGCTGGCGACCTACCGCGCGGAGAACAAGATCACCGCCACCTGGGAGGCACGCGAGCGGGTCGTGGTGGCCGTGACCGGCGGCCCGGAATCCGAGACGCTGGTGCGGCGGGCGTCGCGGATTGCGTCGAAATCCAGTGCCGAGCTCATGGTCGTGCACGTAGTCCGCGGCGACGGCCTGGCCGGACTCTCGGAGTCCCGAATGGCCAAGATCCGTGAGCTGGCCAACAGCCTCGACGCCTCGCTGCACACCGTGGTCGGCGACGACGTGCCCAGCGCCCTGCTCGACTTCGCCCGCGAGATGAATGCGACTCAGCTGGTGATCGGCACGTCGCGACGGACCCGCTGGGCGCGCCTCTTCGAGGAGGGCATCGGCCCGCGGGTCGTCGAGCTCTCCGGCAAGATCGACGTGCACCTGGTCACCCACGAGGAGTCCAAACGCGGATTCCGCGCGGCGTCGCTGACCCGCCGCGAGCGACGGGCCACCTCGTGGCTGGCCGCCTTTCTGGTGCCATCGGTCATCTGCGCGGTCACGGTGTTCGCGCTGGACAGCTACCTTCAGACCAGCGGTGCCAGCGCGCTGTTCTTCGTCGGCGTGGTGGTGGTCGCCCTGCTGGGAGGCGTTGCGCCCGCGGTCTTCTCGGCCGTGCTGTCCAGCCTGCTGCTGAACTACTTCCTGACCGCGCCCCGACACACGTTCACCATCGCCGAACCCGACGCCGCCGTCACCGAGGTGGTCCTGCTGCTCGTGGCGGTGGCGGTCGCGGTGCTGGTCGACGGCGCGGCCAAACGCACCTGGGAGGCCCGGCGCGCCTCGCAGGAAGCCGAGCTGCTGACGTTGTTCGCGGGGTCGGTGCTGCGCGGCGCCGATCTCGAGACCCTGCTGGAGCGCGTGCGCGAGACCTACTCGCAGCGCGCGGTCAGCATGCTGCGCGAACCCGGCGAGGCGGACCGTACCGCTGGAAACAGGAGCCATGTCGTAGCCTGCGTCGGTAACGACCCGTGCCTGACCGTCGACTCCGCCGACACCGCGATCGAGGTCGGCGACGACGAGTTCTGGATGCTGCTGGCCGGCAGGAAGCTCTCCGCCCGCGATCGCCGGGTGCTGAGCGCGGTGGCCCGGCAGGCGGCCGGGCTGATCCGGCAGAGCGAGCTGGCCGAAGAGGCCAGCCGGGCCGAGGCGATCGTGCGGGCCGACGAGCTGCGCCGGTCCCTGCTCTCGGCGGTCAGCCACGATCTGCGCACCCCGCTGGCCGCGGCCAAGGTCGCCGTGTCCAGCCTGCGCGCCGAAGATGTGGCCTTCTCCCCCGAGGACACCGCCGAACTGCTGGCCACCATCGAGGAGTCGGTCGACCAGCTGACTGCGCTGGTCGGAAACCTCCTCGATTCCTCCCGCCTGGCCGCCGGCGTGGTTCACCCGGAGCTGCGCAGGGTGTACCTGGAGGAGACGGTGCAACGCGCGCTGGTCAGCATCGGCAAGGGCGCCACCGGCTTCTACCGCTCGGCCATCGACCGCGTGAAGGTCGACGTCGGCGACGCCGTGGTGCTGGCCGATGCCGGACTGCTCGAACGCGTGCTGGCCAACCTGATCGACAACGCGCTGCGGTACGCGCCCAACTGCGTGGTCCGGGTCAACGCGGGCCGGGTGGGTGATCGCGTCCTGATCAACGTCGTCGACGAGGGTCCCGGGATCCCGCATGGAACCGAAGACCAACTCTTCGCCGCCTTCCAGCGGATGGGCGATCAGGACAACACCATCGGCGTCGGGTTGGGGATGTCGGTGGCGCGCGGATTCGTCGAAGCGATGGGCGGCACCATCCAGGCCGGCGACACCCCGGGAGGCGGCCTGACCATCGTGGTGGATCTGGCCGCGCCGCAGGAGGCCCGATGA
- a CDS encoding potassium-transporting ATPase subunit C: MKFSSFVRIHWAALRALLVLTAITGLAYPLLVWLVAQIPGLHDKAEGSILTADGKPVGSRLIGQLFTGPAGKPLPQYFQSRPSAAGDGYDPLSSGASNLGPENIVDAPGKPSLLTQVCTRSAAVGRLEGVDGSRPFCTGGGVGAVLSVIGPRDARGNVVHPTRVVSVNEPCASTPAPFLAGYEGVRVECAKDREDYSIGQIVPVRGAAPADPVVPADAVTASGSGLDPDISPAYADLQVARVARARHVGPEQISKLVAQNRNGRALGVFGEPTVNVLRLNLQLDHWYPLPG, from the coding sequence ATGAAGTTCTCGAGTTTCGTCCGCATCCACTGGGCGGCCCTGCGTGCGCTGCTGGTGCTCACCGCGATCACCGGCCTGGCCTACCCGCTGCTCGTCTGGCTGGTCGCCCAGATACCCGGACTGCACGACAAGGCCGAAGGATCGATCCTGACCGCCGACGGCAAGCCGGTCGGCAGCCGGCTGATCGGTCAGCTGTTCACCGGCCCGGCCGGCAAGCCGCTGCCGCAGTACTTCCAGAGCCGGCCCTCGGCCGCGGGCGACGGCTACGATCCGCTGTCCTCGGGTGCGAGCAACCTCGGCCCGGAGAACATCGTCGACGCACCGGGCAAGCCGAGCCTGCTCACGCAGGTGTGCACGCGCAGCGCCGCGGTGGGGCGCCTGGAAGGTGTGGACGGGTCGCGGCCCTTCTGCACGGGCGGCGGTGTGGGCGCGGTACTTTCGGTGATCGGCCCGCGCGACGCACGCGGTAACGTCGTCCACCCCACGCGGGTGGTCAGCGTCAACGAGCCGTGCGCATCGACGCCGGCGCCGTTCCTGGCCGGCTACGAGGGGGTGCGCGTCGAGTGCGCAAAAGACCGCGAGGACTACTCGATCGGACAGATCGTGCCCGTCCGCGGCGCCGCGCCCGCCGACCCGGTAGTGCCCGCCGACGCCGTCACCGCCAGCGGCAGCGGCCTGGACCCGGACATCTCGCCGGCCTACGCCGACCTGCAGGTGGCACGGGTGGCCAGGGCGCGTCACGTCGGCCCGGAGCAGATAAGCAAGCTCGTCGCGCAGAACCGGAACGGCCGCGCCCTAGGGGTCTTCGGCGAACCGACCGTCAACGTGCTGCGGCTCAACCTGCAACTCGACCACTGGTATCCGCTGCCCGGCTGA
- the kdpB gene encoding potassium-transporting ATPase subunit KdpB, translated as MKATHSGRKQVRGGVLDPTMLWRSAPQAMRKLDPRKLWRNPVMFVVEIGAVWSTVLAVVDPTWFAWLIVVWLWLTVLFANLAEAVAEGRGKAQAETLRKAKTQTMARRLGNWEPGTAGVEEEVPAPELQQGDIVVVEAGQVIPGDGDVVEGIASVDESAITGESAPVIRESGGDRSAVTGGTTVLSDRIVVKITQKPGQSFIDRMIALVEGANRQKTPNEIALNILLAALTIIFVFAVATLQPVAIYSKANNPGVPNTQALGANGVTGIVMVSLLVCLIPTTIGALLSAIGIAGMDRLVQRNVLAMSGRAVEAAGDVNTLLLDKTGTITLGNRQAAGFLPIDGVSPDQLADAAQLSSLADETPEGRSVVVFAKERFGLRARTPGELSHARWVAFSATTRMSGVDLDGHQLRKGAANSVAEWVRGHGGTVPTQLGDIVDGISAGGGTPLVVGERRDGTAAVLGVIQLKDVVKQGMRDRFDEMRRMGIRTVMITGDNPLTAKAIADEAGVDDFLAEATPEDKLALIKREQEGGRLVAMTGDGTNDAPALAQADVGVAMNTGTSAAKEAGNMVDLDSDPTKLIEIVEIGKQLLITRGALTTFSIANDIAKYFAIIPAMFVALFPGLDLLNIMRLHSPESAILSAVIFNALIIVALIPLSLRGVRYTPSSASKLLSRNLYVYGLGGIVAPFIGIKLIDLIVQFVPGMS; from the coding sequence ATGAAAGCGACTCATTCGGGCCGCAAACAGGTACGGGGCGGCGTGCTCGACCCGACGATGCTGTGGCGGTCCGCGCCGCAGGCGATGCGCAAACTCGACCCGCGCAAGCTGTGGCGCAACCCCGTGATGTTCGTCGTGGAAATCGGCGCCGTCTGGAGCACGGTGCTGGCGGTCGTCGACCCGACGTGGTTCGCCTGGCTGATCGTGGTGTGGCTGTGGCTGACGGTGCTGTTCGCCAATCTCGCCGAGGCGGTGGCCGAAGGTCGCGGCAAGGCGCAGGCCGAAACCCTGCGCAAGGCCAAGACCCAGACCATGGCCCGGCGGCTGGGGAACTGGGAGCCGGGCACGGCGGGCGTGGAGGAAGAAGTTCCGGCACCGGAGCTGCAACAGGGCGACATCGTCGTCGTCGAGGCCGGGCAGGTGATCCCGGGTGACGGCGACGTGGTGGAAGGCATTGCGTCGGTGGACGAGTCGGCGATCACCGGCGAATCGGCGCCGGTGATCCGGGAATCCGGCGGCGACCGTTCGGCGGTCACCGGCGGCACCACCGTGCTCAGCGACCGGATCGTCGTCAAGATCACCCAAAAGCCCGGGCAGAGCTTCATCGATCGGATGATCGCGCTCGTCGAGGGGGCCAATCGGCAGAAGACGCCCAACGAGATCGCGCTGAACATCCTGCTGGCCGCCCTGACGATCATCTTCGTCTTCGCCGTCGCGACCCTGCAACCGGTGGCGATCTACTCCAAGGCGAACAACCCCGGCGTCCCGAACACGCAGGCGTTGGGCGCAAACGGCGTCACCGGGATCGTGATGGTGTCGTTGCTGGTGTGCCTGATTCCCACGACGATCGGCGCGCTGCTGTCGGCGATCGGCATCGCCGGCATGGACCGGCTGGTGCAGCGCAACGTGCTCGCGATGTCCGGGCGCGCCGTCGAGGCCGCGGGCGACGTGAACACGCTGCTGCTCGACAAGACCGGGACTATCACCCTCGGCAACCGGCAGGCGGCCGGGTTCCTCCCGATCGACGGCGTCTCCCCCGACCAGCTGGCCGACGCCGCGCAGTTGTCCAGCCTCGCCGACGAAACCCCGGAGGGGCGTTCGGTCGTCGTGTTCGCCAAGGAACGCTTCGGCCTGCGCGCCCGCACGCCCGGCGAGCTCTCGCACGCCCGCTGGGTGGCGTTTTCCGCCACGACCCGGATGTCGGGGGTCGACCTCGACGGGCACCAATTGCGCAAGGGCGCCGCCAACTCGGTCGCCGAATGGGTTCGCGGGCACGGCGGCACGGTCCCCACCCAGCTCGGCGACATCGTCGACGGCATCTCCGCCGGCGGCGGCACACCGCTGGTCGTCGGGGAGAGACGCGACGGCACCGCGGCGGTGCTCGGCGTGATCCAACTCAAGGACGTCGTCAAGCAGGGCATGCGCGACCGGTTCGACGAGATGCGCCGCATGGGCATCCGCACGGTGATGATCACCGGCGACAATCCGTTGACCGCGAAGGCGATCGCCGACGAGGCCGGCGTCGACGACTTCCTCGCCGAGGCCACCCCCGAGGACAAGCTCGCCCTGATCAAGCGCGAACAGGAAGGCGGCAGGCTGGTCGCAATGACCGGTGACGGAACCAACGACGCGCCGGCCCTGGCGCAGGCCGACGTGGGCGTGGCGATGAACACCGGCACCTCGGCCGCCAAAGAGGCCGGCAACATGGTCGACCTAGACTCCGACCCGACCAAACTCATCGAGATCGTCGAGATCGGCAAGCAACTGCTGATCACCCGCGGCGCGCTGACCACCTTCTCGATCGCCAACGACATCGCAAAGTACTTCGCGATCATCCCGGCCATGTTTGTCGCCCTGTTCCCCGGGCTCGACCTGCTCAACATCATGCGCCTGCACAGCCCGGAGTCGGCGATCCTGTCCGCGGTGATCTTCAACGCGCTCATCATCGTGGCACTGATACCGCTGTCGCTGCGCGGCGTGCGCTACACGCCGAGCAGCGCGTCGAAACTGTTGAGCCGCAACCTCTACGTGTACGGCCTCGGCGGCATCGTCGCCCCGTTCATCGGTATCAAGCTGATCGACCTGATCGTTCAATTCGTCCCAGGGATGTCCTGA
- the kdpA gene encoding potassium-transporting ATPase subunit KdpA: MGATTAGIVFLAVLVAALVVVHVPLGDYMFRVYTAQRDSHVEKVIYRLIGVDSRSEQSWGAYARSVLAFSAVGIFFLFGFQLVQDKLPLHLHDPATAMTPALAWNTAVSFVTNTNWQAYSGESTQGHLVQMAGLAVQNFISAAVGMAVAVALVRGFARQRTAELGNFWVDLVRGTLRILLPIATVGAIVLVVGGAIQNFHLNDQVVTTLGGVHQTITGGPVASQEAIKELGTNGGGFYNANSAHPFENPTAWTNWVEIFLIAVIGFSLPRTFGRMVGSARQGFAIAGVMAALALISFGVTMWMQLQHHGTVPSSAAGAMEGVEQRFGVADSAVFAVTTTLTSCGAVDSFHDSYTSLGGMMTMFNMQLGEVAPGGVGSGLYGMLILAVITVFIAGLMVGRTPEYLGKKITPREIKLAATYFLVSPLIVLIGTATAMALAGERAAMLNGGPHGLSEVLYAFTSAANNNGSAFAGLGANTDWYNTALGLAMVFGRFAPIVLVLALAGSLAKQGSTPDSAGTLPTHRPQFVGMVAGVTLILVALTFLPMLALGPLAEGMH, encoded by the coding sequence GTGGGGGCCACGACCGCGGGAATCGTCTTTCTGGCCGTCCTCGTCGCGGCACTGGTGGTGGTGCATGTGCCCCTGGGCGACTACATGTTTCGCGTGTACACCGCGCAACGGGACTCCCACGTCGAGAAGGTGATCTACCGGCTGATCGGTGTCGATTCGCGCTCGGAGCAGTCGTGGGGCGCCTACGCCCGAAGCGTCCTGGCGTTCTCGGCGGTCGGCATCTTCTTCCTGTTCGGGTTCCAGCTCGTGCAGGACAAATTGCCGTTGCACCTGCACGATCCGGCCACCGCGATGACGCCAGCGTTGGCGTGGAACACCGCGGTCAGCTTCGTCACCAACACCAACTGGCAGGCCTACTCGGGCGAATCGACGCAGGGCCACCTGGTGCAGATGGCCGGGCTGGCCGTGCAGAACTTCATCTCGGCTGCGGTGGGAATGGCCGTCGCGGTCGCGCTGGTGCGCGGATTCGCCCGCCAGCGCACCGCTGAGCTGGGCAACTTCTGGGTCGACCTGGTCCGCGGCACCCTGCGCATCCTGTTGCCCATCGCGACCGTCGGCGCGATCGTCCTGGTCGTCGGCGGAGCGATCCAGAACTTCCACCTCAACGACCAGGTTGTCACCACCCTGGGCGGCGTCCACCAGACAATCACCGGCGGTCCGGTCGCCAGCCAGGAGGCCATCAAGGAGCTCGGCACCAACGGCGGCGGCTTCTATAACGCCAACTCCGCGCACCCGTTCGAGAACCCGACCGCCTGGACCAACTGGGTGGAGATCTTCCTGATCGCGGTGATCGGCTTCTCCCTGCCCCGCACGTTCGGCCGTATGGTCGGCAGCGCCAGGCAGGGCTTCGCGATCGCCGGCGTCATGGCGGCGCTGGCGCTGATCAGCTTCGGCGTGACGATGTGGATGCAGCTGCAGCACCACGGCACCGTGCCGAGTTCGGCCGCCGGGGCGATGGAGGGGGTCGAACAGCGTTTCGGCGTCGCCGACTCCGCCGTGTTCGCCGTGACGACCACGTTGACCTCGTGCGGCGCGGTCGACTCCTTCCACGACTCCTACACCAGCCTCGGCGGCATGATGACGATGTTCAACATGCAGCTCGGCGAGGTCGCCCCCGGCGGGGTGGGATCCGGCCTGTACGGCATGCTGATCCTCGCGGTGATCACCGTCTTCATCGCCGGGCTGATGGTGGGGCGCACCCCGGAATACCTCGGCAAGAAGATCACTCCCCGCGAAATCAAGCTTGCCGCAACGTATTTCCTGGTTTCTCCGCTCATCGTGCTGATCGGCACCGCCACGGCTATGGCGCTAGCGGGCGAACGCGCGGCGATGCTCAACGGCGGCCCGCACGGCCTGTCGGAGGTGCTGTACGCGTTCACCTCCGCCGCCAACAACAACGGGTCGGCGTTCGCCGGGCTCGGCGCCAACACCGACTGGTACAACACCGCGCTGGGGCTGGCCATGGTGTTCGGCCGGTTCGCACCGATCGTGCTGGTGCTCGCCCTGGCCGGCTCCCTGGCCAAGCAGGGCAGCACGCCGGATTCGGCCGGCACGCTGCCCACCCACCGGCCACAGTTCGTCGGGATGGTCGCCGGCGTCACGCTCATCCTGGTCGCCCTCACGTTCCTGCCCATGCTGGCGCTCGGGCCCCTTGCCGAAGGAATGCACTGA
- the kdpF gene encoding K(+)-transporting ATPase subunit F, whose product MSYENVVGLVLSILLVLFLFAALLFPERF is encoded by the coding sequence TTGAGCTACGAAAACGTCGTCGGCTTGGTGCTGTCGATCCTGCTGGTGCTCTTCCTCTTTGCGGCCCTGCTGTTCCCGGAGCGGTTCTAG
- a CDS encoding potassium ABC transporter ATPase — protein MRHELTRNGDRMGVLGFIALTVVVFAVLGLTQKLVERL, from the coding sequence ATGCGGCACGAACTGACGCGGAACGGAGACAGGATGGGCGTGCTGGGATTCATCGCGCTGACGGTGGTGGTGTTCGCCGTGCTCGGCCTGACGCAGAAGTTGGTCGAACGGCTTTGA
- a CDS encoding PPE family protein, SVP subgroup, translating into MDFGTYPPEINSGRMYTGPGAGPMLAAAAAWNELAIELRVAAESYKSAISDLSASWWGPSSTAMVAAAAPYATWLHTTAMRAEDTATRAQAAVAAYEIAFAATVPPPVIAANRSLLVTLVATNFLGQNSTAIATAEAQYAEMWAQDAAAMYGYAGSSASASTLPPFDPPRHNTAPGGALGRAAAADPPSATTVLDLIGNLATIFPGGPANLATVFAVGPTDILTGPVSFPLNAIGTVTGLHTDDDVSGWQGVAPWPLPGERPPSAFRALITNPGPAAASGVTAGLGEANTIGAISVPSTWTVAAPAVRSAALTLPAPPETTLGAAGEALEAGSGNAFGEMALSGMAGAGMGGGAGTGAGRDGGRPSGGTRVLAPAAVRANAGTGPTADTAAKPSPDTPRTVVTGVAARIREIAKLRNEGKLTDEEYAEEKNRLLAL; encoded by the coding sequence ATGGATTTCGGGACCTATCCACCGGAGATCAACTCCGGTCGGATGTACACCGGGCCGGGAGCCGGTCCGATGCTGGCCGCCGCGGCCGCCTGGAACGAGCTGGCCATCGAACTCCGGGTGGCGGCCGAGTCGTACAAGTCGGCGATCTCGGACCTGAGCGCGTCGTGGTGGGGCCCGTCCTCGACGGCGATGGTGGCCGCGGCCGCGCCCTACGCGACGTGGTTGCACACCACCGCGATGCGCGCCGAGGACACCGCGACGCGGGCCCAGGCCGCGGTTGCCGCCTACGAGATTGCATTCGCCGCGACCGTACCGCCGCCGGTGATCGCGGCGAACCGAAGTTTGCTCGTGACGCTGGTGGCGACGAACTTCCTGGGGCAGAACAGCACGGCGATCGCGACCGCCGAGGCCCAATACGCCGAGATGTGGGCTCAGGACGCCGCGGCGATGTACGGCTATGCGGGGTCGTCCGCGTCCGCGTCGACGCTGCCACCGTTCGACCCACCCCGGCACAACACCGCTCCCGGCGGTGCGCTCGGCCGGGCCGCCGCCGCGGACCCGCCGAGCGCTACCACCGTGCTGGACCTGATCGGCAACCTCGCCACGATTTTTCCCGGCGGGCCGGCCAACCTGGCTACCGTCTTCGCCGTCGGGCCGACGGACATCCTGACGGGTCCGGTGAGCTTTCCCCTCAACGCCATCGGCACCGTGACCGGTCTGCACACCGACGACGACGTCAGCGGCTGGCAAGGCGTAGCACCCTGGCCGCTCCCAGGTGAAAGACCCCCCTCCGCGTTCAGGGCGCTCATCACGAACCCGGGCCCGGCGGCGGCATCCGGCGTGACGGCGGGACTGGGCGAGGCCAACACAATCGGGGCGATATCCGTGCCGTCGACGTGGACCGTCGCCGCACCGGCCGTGCGATCCGCCGCGCTGACCCTGCCGGCACCGCCGGAAACGACCCTCGGCGCCGCCGGGGAGGCGCTGGAAGCCGGATCGGGAAACGCGTTCGGCGAGATGGCCCTGAGCGGTATGGCCGGGGCGGGCATGGGCGGCGGTGCGGGCACCGGCGCCGGCCGGGACGGCGGCAGGCCGTCAGGGGGCACCCGGGTGCTGGCCCCGGCCGCGGTGCGGGCGAACGCCGGCACGGGCCCGACCGCCGACACGGCGGCCAAACCCTCGCCCGACACACCTCGGACCGTGGTCACCGGAGTCGCGGCCAGGATCCGCGAGATCGCCAAGCTCCGCAACGAGGGGAAGCTGACCGACGAGGAGTACGCCGAGGAAAAGAACCGCCTGCTCGCACTCTGA
- a CDS encoding PPE family protein, SVP subgroup, whose protein sequence is MDFALLPPEVNSGRMYTGPGSGSLLAAAAAWDKLAADLHLAAASYGSVISGLTSGPWSGPASASMAAAAAPYVAWLNGSAAQAEEAASQARAAAASYQQAYTATVPPALVAANRSRLLTLTARNTVGQYAAAIAALEAQYAEMWAQDLAAMYDYAGSSAAATTLTPFATPPQTTQPGGPASQAAATQAAGTSAGTAQRAVASVPQAFSVVPSTLQSLAAGAPAQGISGTTALNVISDLIAIFLDVPADLTTFFLDVPANALSVVGFPLDVIGAGTGLHTDNIVSGWAGEQPWPLSGDQPPTDFKARITGPIEPAAASSAVLQPAAGLGEANTVGALTVPPTWTIATPAVQPIAVTLPALPATAVGAAVAEAAEVGSGSALGEMAAAGLAGRAVAGTLAGGPGKGGTATAGSRVRVGTTGTSEGAAPVAGDGASQNKPRTVVTGVAAELREFAKLRDEGILTDEEYSEQKNRLLGR, encoded by the coding sequence CTGGACTTTGCGCTGTTGCCACCGGAGGTCAACTCCGGGCGTATGTACACCGGTCCGGGATCGGGATCCCTGCTGGCCGCTGCCGCGGCCTGGGACAAACTGGCCGCCGACCTGCACCTGGCCGCGGCATCGTACGGGTCGGTCATCTCCGGGCTGACCTCTGGGCCGTGGTCGGGTCCGGCGTCGGCGTCGATGGCAGCCGCGGCCGCCCCCTATGTGGCATGGCTGAACGGCAGCGCCGCGCAGGCCGAGGAGGCGGCCTCCCAGGCCAGGGCGGCCGCCGCCTCCTACCAGCAGGCGTATACGGCGACGGTGCCCCCGGCGTTGGTCGCGGCCAACCGAAGCCGGCTGCTGACGCTGACGGCACGCAACACCGTCGGGCAGTACGCGGCGGCGATCGCGGCCCTCGAGGCCCAGTACGCCGAGATGTGGGCCCAAGACCTCGCCGCGATGTACGACTACGCCGGCTCGTCGGCGGCCGCGACCACACTGACGCCGTTCGCCACCCCCCCACAGACCACCCAACCCGGGGGGCCGGCCAGCCAGGCCGCCGCCACGCAAGCGGCGGGCACCTCGGCCGGTACCGCGCAGAGGGCCGTAGCGAGCGTGCCGCAAGCGTTTTCGGTGGTGCCCAGCACGTTGCAGAGCCTGGCCGCGGGCGCGCCGGCACAGGGCATCTCGGGTACGACCGCGCTGAACGTGATCAGCGACCTGATCGCGATTTTTCTCGACGTGCCGGCCGACCTCACCACGTTCTTCCTGGACGTGCCGGCCAACGCGCTCAGTGTGGTGGGCTTTCCTTTGGACGTCATCGGAGCCGGAACCGGTCTGCACACCGACAACATCGTCAGCGGCTGGGCCGGCGAACAGCCCTGGCCGCTGTCGGGGGATCAACCCCCTACGGACTTCAAGGCGAGAATCACGGGCCCCATCGAGCCGGCGGCGGCGTCGTCGGCGGTTCTGCAGCCGGCCGCGGGTCTGGGCGAGGCCAATACGGTTGGGGCACTGACCGTGCCGCCGACGTGGACGATCGCTACACCGGCGGTACAGCCGATCGCGGTGACGCTGCCGGCGCTGCCGGCCACCGCCGTCGGCGCGGCCGTGGCCGAGGCCGCCGAAGTTGGGTCGGGCAGCGCACTCGGCGAGATGGCGGCGGCCGGTCTGGCCGGACGCGCCGTCGCCGGCACGCTGGCCGGCGGGCCCGGCAAAGGTGGCACGGCGACGGCGGGCAGCCGGGTGCGCGTCGGCACGACGGGTACGAGCGAGGGCGCGGCGCCCGTCGCCGGGGACGGAGCCTCGCAGAACAAGCCACGCACCGTGGTCACCGGCGTCGCGGCCGAGCTGCGCGAGTTCGCCAAGCTCCGCGACGAAGGAATCTTGACCGACGAGGAGTACTCGGAACAGAAGAACCGCCTGCTGGGGCGGTGA